A single window of Corvus hawaiiensis isolate bCorHaw1 chromosome 22, bCorHaw1.pri.cur, whole genome shotgun sequence DNA harbors:
- the LOC125337185 gene encoding probable glutamate receptor isoform X2: protein MPESVGFPLLLCRASRAAPPQTPGRDRRAKGVAEGSFRTAGISAPMDKGLHFTICVVTAVLLLRESSQAGAGRNDDAVSKGTDSRGAAEGLPTLTVTTILEDPYVMVRGAELEGYCMDLLGALAGMLRFQYRVKVVGDGQYGAVAAGGNWTGMIGEILRREADIAVAPLTVTSAREEVVSFTTPFLQTGIGILLRKDTASQDVSFFHFLSPFSKETWTALLFAYLLTCFCLFLVARLSPCEWNEPKNEENHFTFLNSLWFGAGALALQGATPRPQALSVRVIAVVWWLFTLALLAAYIANFTALLSSGSEQLPIQTFEDLVKQRNLEFGTLEGSSTFYYFKNSKNPIHQMIYEYMEKRREHVLVKTYQEAVQRVMDSNYAFIGESISQDLAAARHCNLIRAPEVIGARGFGIATTQASPWTKPLSIAVLKLRESGDLDYLRNKWWESSCLRQSRDRWGPLEPPALGGLFLTLGIGLALGILAALAELSSSSRRVAAHAKKSCCSVFTEEICTRLRIKGTARQNQETSGKANA from the exons ATGCCTGAGTCCGTGGGATTCCCACTCCTCCTGTGCCGGGCATCCCGAGCTGCTCCTCCACAGACGCCCGGACGGGACAGACGGGCCAAGGGAGTCGCT GAAGGTTCCTTTAGAACAGCAGGAATCTCTGCTCCAATGGATAAAGGTCTTCACTTCACGATCTGTGTGGttacagctgtgctgctcctgagggAATCAAGCCAGGCAG gagctgggaggaatGATGATGCTGTGAGTAAG gGCACAGACTCACGGGGAGCAGCCGAGGGTCTTCCAACCCTGACTGTCACAACGATCCTG GAGGATCCGTACGTGATGGTGCGGGGAGCGGAGCTGGAGGGATACTGCATGGACCTGCTGGGAGCCCTGGCGGGAATGCTGCGCTTCCAGTACCGCGTGAAGGTGGTGGGGGACGGCCAGTACGGAGCCGTGGCTGCCGGCGGCAACTGGACCGGGATGATCGGGGAAATCCTCCGGCGG GAAGCTGACATTGCAGTGGCTCCACTGACCGTCACCTCAGCCAGGGAAGAGGTGGTGTCCTTCACCACGCCCTTCCTGCagactgggattgggatcctgCTCCGGAAGGACACGGCCTCCCAGGACGTGTCTTTCTTCCACTTCCTGTCTCCTTTCAGCAAGGAGACCTGGACAGCCCTTTTATTCGCTTATCTGCTCACGTGCTTCTGCCTCTTTCTTGTTGCCAG ACTGAGCCCCTGTGAATGGAATGAGCCAAAGAATGAAGAGAACCACTTTACCTTCCTGAACAGCCTCTGGTTTGGAGCAGGAGCACTCGCCCTGCAAG gtgccaccccccggCCCCAGGCGCTCTCGGTGCGGGTCATCGCCGTGGTCTGGTGGCTCTTcaccctggccctgctggccgcCTACATCGCCAACTTCACggccctgctgagctctggcagcGAGCAGCTCCCTATCCAGACCTTTGAGGACCTGGTCAAGCAGAGGAATCTGGAGTTTGGGACACTGGAGGGCTCCTCAACTTTCTACTACTTCAAG AACTCCAAGAACCCCATCCACCAGATGATCTATGAATACATGGAGAAGAGGCGGGAGCACGTTCTGGTCAAGACCTACCAGGAGGCCGTGCAGCGCGTGATGGACTCCAACTACGCCTTCATCGGCGAGTCCATCTCGCAGGACCTGGCGGCCGCCCGCCACTGCAACCTCATCAGGGCCCCCGAGGTCATCGGGGCCCGGGGCTTCGGCATCGCCACCACCCAGG CATCCCCCTGGACCAAGCCTCTGTCCATCGCCGTCCTCAAGCTGCGCGAGTCGGGCGACCTGGATTACCTGCGGAACAAGTGGTGGGAGAGCAGCTGCCTGCGGCAGAGCCGGGACCGCTGGGGGCCCCTGGAGCCGCCGGCGCTGGGGGGGCTCTTCCTCACCCTGGGCATCGGCCTCGCCCTCGGCATCCTCGCGGCCCTGGCCgagctctccagcagcagccgccgcgTGGCTGCACACGCCAAG AAATcttgctgctctgttttcacagaagaaatctGCACTCGTCTACGCATTAAAGGAACCGCCAGACAAAACCAGGAGACGTCAGGGAAAGCAAATGCTTAA
- the LOC125337185 gene encoding probable glutamate receptor isoform X1: protein MPESVGFPLLLCRASRAAPPQTPGRDRRAKGVAQEGSFRTAGISAPMDKGLHFTICVVTAVLLLRESSQAGAGRNDDAVSKGTDSRGAAEGLPTLTVTTILEDPYVMVRGAELEGYCMDLLGALAGMLRFQYRVKVVGDGQYGAVAAGGNWTGMIGEILRREADIAVAPLTVTSAREEVVSFTTPFLQTGIGILLRKDTASQDVSFFHFLSPFSKETWTALLFAYLLTCFCLFLVARLSPCEWNEPKNEENHFTFLNSLWFGAGALALQGATPRPQALSVRVIAVVWWLFTLALLAAYIANFTALLSSGSEQLPIQTFEDLVKQRNLEFGTLEGSSTFYYFKNSKNPIHQMIYEYMEKRREHVLVKTYQEAVQRVMDSNYAFIGESISQDLAAARHCNLIRAPEVIGARGFGIATTQASPWTKPLSIAVLKLRESGDLDYLRNKWWESSCLRQSRDRWGPLEPPALGGLFLTLGIGLALGILAALAELSSSSRRVAAHAKKSCCSVFTEEICTRLRIKGTARQNQETSGKANA from the exons ATGCCTGAGTCCGTGGGATTCCCACTCCTCCTGTGCCGGGCATCCCGAGCTGCTCCTCCACAGACGCCCGGACGGGACAGACGGGCCAAGGGAGTCGCT CAGGAAGGTTCCTTTAGAACAGCAGGAATCTCTGCTCCAATGGATAAAGGTCTTCACTTCACGATCTGTGTGGttacagctgtgctgctcctgagggAATCAAGCCAGGCAG gagctgggaggaatGATGATGCTGTGAGTAAG gGCACAGACTCACGGGGAGCAGCCGAGGGTCTTCCAACCCTGACTGTCACAACGATCCTG GAGGATCCGTACGTGATGGTGCGGGGAGCGGAGCTGGAGGGATACTGCATGGACCTGCTGGGAGCCCTGGCGGGAATGCTGCGCTTCCAGTACCGCGTGAAGGTGGTGGGGGACGGCCAGTACGGAGCCGTGGCTGCCGGCGGCAACTGGACCGGGATGATCGGGGAAATCCTCCGGCGG GAAGCTGACATTGCAGTGGCTCCACTGACCGTCACCTCAGCCAGGGAAGAGGTGGTGTCCTTCACCACGCCCTTCCTGCagactgggattgggatcctgCTCCGGAAGGACACGGCCTCCCAGGACGTGTCTTTCTTCCACTTCCTGTCTCCTTTCAGCAAGGAGACCTGGACAGCCCTTTTATTCGCTTATCTGCTCACGTGCTTCTGCCTCTTTCTTGTTGCCAG ACTGAGCCCCTGTGAATGGAATGAGCCAAAGAATGAAGAGAACCACTTTACCTTCCTGAACAGCCTCTGGTTTGGAGCAGGAGCACTCGCCCTGCAAG gtgccaccccccggCCCCAGGCGCTCTCGGTGCGGGTCATCGCCGTGGTCTGGTGGCTCTTcaccctggccctgctggccgcCTACATCGCCAACTTCACggccctgctgagctctggcagcGAGCAGCTCCCTATCCAGACCTTTGAGGACCTGGTCAAGCAGAGGAATCTGGAGTTTGGGACACTGGAGGGCTCCTCAACTTTCTACTACTTCAAG AACTCCAAGAACCCCATCCACCAGATGATCTATGAATACATGGAGAAGAGGCGGGAGCACGTTCTGGTCAAGACCTACCAGGAGGCCGTGCAGCGCGTGATGGACTCCAACTACGCCTTCATCGGCGAGTCCATCTCGCAGGACCTGGCGGCCGCCCGCCACTGCAACCTCATCAGGGCCCCCGAGGTCATCGGGGCCCGGGGCTTCGGCATCGCCACCACCCAGG CATCCCCCTGGACCAAGCCTCTGTCCATCGCCGTCCTCAAGCTGCGCGAGTCGGGCGACCTGGATTACCTGCGGAACAAGTGGTGGGAGAGCAGCTGCCTGCGGCAGAGCCGGGACCGCTGGGGGCCCCTGGAGCCGCCGGCGCTGGGGGGGCTCTTCCTCACCCTGGGCATCGGCCTCGCCCTCGGCATCCTCGCGGCCCTGGCCgagctctccagcagcagccgccgcgTGGCTGCACACGCCAAG AAATcttgctgctctgttttcacagaagaaatctGCACTCGTCTACGCATTAAAGGAACCGCCAGACAAAACCAGGAGACGTCAGGGAAAGCAAATGCTTAA